The Colletotrichum destructivum chromosome 8, complete sequence genome includes the window tcaaggaggcTCTCAGCGGACAAGCAGTCTATGAATCTGGCCACGTTAAGCACGTTTGACCAGGTGGGAAACACTTGGGACGTTGTATGTGGTCACGGAAAAGAGGCATTAGATTGCAAATAGCTACTCGTTACCCCGCTGGCTTTAATGAAAGACTGGACCCAAAAATTGACTACTGCATCAGCAGAACCACAGTGCCTAGAAGTCGGTAGATGCAGAGACGGGCTCCCACTCATCCAGCAGCGCCAAGGTGTCCTTGCACTTTTGACGGACCCCAGCAAGACAGTCAGTACCCAGGAGCAACCTCACTGGGATATCCCGCCCCTCGGCAGACCCTGACTTGGTCATCACATCCACCACGACGCGAGCCCCCTTGAGCGGATCACCAGgctggttgttgttggcgaCCTCAAGCAGCTTCTTGTAGTCGCCCGCTGGGCCCTCGTTGTACGCGTCGATGGACAGCTGCGTCTTGGTGCGGGCCCCAGCGTTGAGAAACCTCGTACGGAAGTAGCCTGGCTCGAGGGCGCAGACATCGACGCCGAAGGGCTTCATCTCGTCTGCGAACCCCTCGGTGAAgatgctgacggcggccttggtggAGCAGTAgagcgcgacggc containing:
- a CDS encoding Putative short-chain dehydrogenase/reductase SDR, NAD(P)-binding domain superfamily, which codes for MDSPVWFITGASSGFGLAIAKEALSRGHRVIATARNPSKLSDLASAGADLLPLDVTADEAIVTETVNKAFALHGKVTHVINSAGYILDGTIEEANAQEVFDSYNTNVFGALKVCRAVAPHLRAQRFGVVVNIGSVGSWAGGAAVALYCSTKAAVSIFTEGFADEMKPFGVDVCALEPGYFRTRFLNAGARTKTQLSIDAYNEGPAGDYKKLLEVANNNQPGDPLKGARVVVDVMTKSGSAEGRDIPVRLLLGTDCLAGVRQKCKDTLALLDEWEPVSASTDF